A section of the Salvelinus sp. IW2-2015 linkage group LG7, ASM291031v2, whole genome shotgun sequence genome encodes:
- the pnck gene encoding calcium/calmodulin-dependent protein kinase type 1B isoform X4, with protein MPLGKEFRKKAEDITAVYDLREKIGEGSFSVVYVAQHRRTLKLVAVKCIRKRALKGKEGMLENEIAVLRRINHPNIVALEETFETSTKLYLVMTLVTGGELLDRILEKGSYTERDASRVIQQVLEAVQYLHQLGIVHRDLKPENLLYQTPSEDSKIVISDFGLSKMEEQGVLTTACGTPAYVAPELLQQKSYGKEVDLWALGVITYILLCGYPPFYDESESHMYRQIIKAEYEFDSPYWDEISNSAKDFIPHMLQKEPEKRYNCEQALKHLWISMKSIL; from the exons ATGCCTCTGGGGAAGGAATTCAGGAAGAAAGCAGAGGACATCACAGCAGTGTATGATCTgagagagaagataggaga GGGATCATTCTCCGTGGTGTACGTGGCTCAGCACCGCCGCACCCTGAAACTTGTAGCAGTCAAGTGTATCCGCAAGAGGGCGCTAAAGGGCAAAGAAGGCATGTTGGAGAATGAGATAGCAGTGCTACGCAG AATCAACCATCCCAACATTGTGGCATTGGAAGAGACCTTCGAGACATCTACAAAACTTTATCTGGTTATGACTCT TGTTACAGGAGGCGAGTTGCTGGACCGTATTCTGGAGAAGGGGAGTTACACTGAGAGGGATGCCAGCCGTGTCATACAACAGGTTCTGGAGGCAGTCCAATACCTCCACCAGCTGGGCATCGTGCACAGGGACCTGAAG CCTGAGAACCTACTGTATCAGACTCCGTCGGAAGATTCCAAGATTGTCATCAGTGACTTTGGCCTGTCCAAGATGGAGGAGCAGGGGGTGCTCACCACAGCATGTGGAACCCCTGCGTATGTGG CACCAGAGCTTCTGCAGCAGAAATCATATGGCAAAGAAGTGGACCTATGGGCTCTGGGGGTGATCACCTATATACT ACTCTGTGGCTACCCTCCGTTTTATGACGAGAGTGAGTCACATATGTACAGGCAGATCATAAAGGCTGAATATGAGTTTGACTCCCCGTATTGGGATGAAATCTCTAATTCAG CAAAAGATTTCATTCCGCACATGTTGCAGAAAGAACCAGAGAAGAGGTACAATTGTGAGCAGGCCTTGAAGCATCTTTG GATTTCGATGAAAAGCATCCTGTAG
- the pnck gene encoding calcium/calmodulin-dependent protein kinase type 1 isoform X3 produces MPLGKEFRKKAEDITAVYDLREKIGEGSFSVVYVAQHRRTLKLVAVKCIRKRALKGKEGMLENEIAVLRSVTGGELLDRILEKGSYTERDASRVIQQVLEAVQYLHQLGIVHRDLKPENLLYQTPSEDSKIVISDFGLSKMEEQGVLTTACGTPAYVAPELLQQKSYGKEVDLWALGVITYILLCGYPPFYDESESHMYRQIIKAEYEFDSPYWDEISNSAKDFIPHMLQKEPEKRYNCEQALKHLWISGGAALEKNIHGSVSKQIQKNFAKSQWKRAFNATMVVRHLSKKNLVVEEEAKDKAETKATL; encoded by the exons ATGCCTCTGGGGAAGGAATTCAGGAAGAAAGCAGAGGACATCACAGCAGTGTATGATCTgagagagaagataggaga GGGATCATTCTCCGTGGTGTACGTGGCTCAGCACCGCCGCACCCTGAAACTTGTAGCAGTCAAGTGTATCCGCAAGAGGGCGCTAAAGGGCAAAGAAGGCATGTTGGAGAATGAGATAGCAGTGCTACGCAG TGTTACAGGAGGCGAGTTGCTGGACCGTATTCTGGAGAAGGGGAGTTACACTGAGAGGGATGCCAGCCGTGTCATACAACAGGTTCTGGAGGCAGTCCAATACCTCCACCAGCTGGGCATCGTGCACAGGGACCTGAAG CCTGAGAACCTACTGTATCAGACTCCGTCGGAAGATTCCAAGATTGTCATCAGTGACTTTGGCCTGTCCAAGATGGAGGAGCAGGGGGTGCTCACCACAGCATGTGGAACCCCTGCGTATGTGG CACCAGAGCTTCTGCAGCAGAAATCATATGGCAAAGAAGTGGACCTATGGGCTCTGGGGGTGATCACCTATATACT ACTCTGTGGCTACCCTCCGTTTTATGACGAGAGTGAGTCACATATGTACAGGCAGATCATAAAGGCTGAATATGAGTTTGACTCCCCGTATTGGGATGAAATCTCTAATTCAG CAAAAGATTTCATTCCGCACATGTTGCAGAAAGAACCAGAGAAGAGGTACAATTGTGAGCAGGCCTTGAAGCATCTTTG GATATCAGGAGGAGCCGCTCTGGAGAAGAACATTCATGGATCCGTCAGTAAGCAGATCCAGAAGAACTTTGCTAAGAGCCAGTGGAAG AGGGCATTCAATGCCACGATGGTGGTGCGGCACCTCAGTAAGAAGAATCTAGTAGTAGAGGAGGAGGCTAAGGATAAGGCAGAGACCAAGGCTACACTGTAA
- the pnck gene encoding calcium/calmodulin-dependent protein kinase type 1 isoform X1 produces MPLGKEFRKKAEDITAVYDLREKIGEGSFSVVYVAQHRRTLKLVAVKCIRKRALKGKEGMLENEIAVLRRINHPNIVALEETFETSTKLYLVMTLVTGGELLDRILEKGSYTERDASRVIQQVLEAVQYLHQLGIVHRDLKPENLLYQTPSEDSKIVISDFGLSKMEEQGVLTTACGTPAYVAPELLQQKSYGKEVDLWALGVITYILLCGYPPFYDESESHMYRQIIKAEYEFDSPYWDEISNSAKDFIPHMLQKEPEKRYNCEQALKHLWISGGAALEKNIHGSVSKQIQKNFAKSQWKRAFNATMVVRHLSKKNLVVEEEAKDKAETKATL; encoded by the exons ATGCCTCTGGGGAAGGAATTCAGGAAGAAAGCAGAGGACATCACAGCAGTGTATGATCTgagagagaagataggaga GGGATCATTCTCCGTGGTGTACGTGGCTCAGCACCGCCGCACCCTGAAACTTGTAGCAGTCAAGTGTATCCGCAAGAGGGCGCTAAAGGGCAAAGAAGGCATGTTGGAGAATGAGATAGCAGTGCTACGCAG AATCAACCATCCCAACATTGTGGCATTGGAAGAGACCTTCGAGACATCTACAAAACTTTATCTGGTTATGACTCT TGTTACAGGAGGCGAGTTGCTGGACCGTATTCTGGAGAAGGGGAGTTACACTGAGAGGGATGCCAGCCGTGTCATACAACAGGTTCTGGAGGCAGTCCAATACCTCCACCAGCTGGGCATCGTGCACAGGGACCTGAAG CCTGAGAACCTACTGTATCAGACTCCGTCGGAAGATTCCAAGATTGTCATCAGTGACTTTGGCCTGTCCAAGATGGAGGAGCAGGGGGTGCTCACCACAGCATGTGGAACCCCTGCGTATGTGG CACCAGAGCTTCTGCAGCAGAAATCATATGGCAAAGAAGTGGACCTATGGGCTCTGGGGGTGATCACCTATATACT ACTCTGTGGCTACCCTCCGTTTTATGACGAGAGTGAGTCACATATGTACAGGCAGATCATAAAGGCTGAATATGAGTTTGACTCCCCGTATTGGGATGAAATCTCTAATTCAG CAAAAGATTTCATTCCGCACATGTTGCAGAAAGAACCAGAGAAGAGGTACAATTGTGAGCAGGCCTTGAAGCATCTTTG GATATCAGGAGGAGCCGCTCTGGAGAAGAACATTCATGGATCCGTCAGTAAGCAGATCCAGAAGAACTTTGCTAAGAGCCAGTGGAAG AGGGCATTCAATGCCACGATGGTGGTGCGGCACCTCAGTAAGAAGAATCTAGTAGTAGAGGAGGAGGCTAAGGATAAGGCAGAGACCAAGGCTACACTGTAA
- the pnck gene encoding calcium/calmodulin-dependent protein kinase type 1B isoform X2 produces the protein MPLGKEFRKKAEDITAVYDLREKIGEGSFSVVYVAQHRRTLKLVAVKCIRKRALKGKEGMLENEIAVLRRINHPNIVALEETFETSTKLYLVMTLVTGGELLDRILEKGSYTERDASRVIQQVLEAVQYLHQLGIVHRDLKPENLLYQTPSEDSKIVISDFGLSKMEEQGVLTTACGTPAYVAPELLQQKSYGKEVDLWALGVITYILLCGYPPFYDESESHMYRQIIKAEYEFDSPYWDEISNSAKDFIPHMLQKEPEKRYNCEQALKHLWISGGAALEKNIHGSVSKQIQKNFAKSQWKVVTFNPWVEEKLPRRIL, from the exons ATGCCTCTGGGGAAGGAATTCAGGAAGAAAGCAGAGGACATCACAGCAGTGTATGATCTgagagagaagataggaga GGGATCATTCTCCGTGGTGTACGTGGCTCAGCACCGCCGCACCCTGAAACTTGTAGCAGTCAAGTGTATCCGCAAGAGGGCGCTAAAGGGCAAAGAAGGCATGTTGGAGAATGAGATAGCAGTGCTACGCAG AATCAACCATCCCAACATTGTGGCATTGGAAGAGACCTTCGAGACATCTACAAAACTTTATCTGGTTATGACTCT TGTTACAGGAGGCGAGTTGCTGGACCGTATTCTGGAGAAGGGGAGTTACACTGAGAGGGATGCCAGCCGTGTCATACAACAGGTTCTGGAGGCAGTCCAATACCTCCACCAGCTGGGCATCGTGCACAGGGACCTGAAG CCTGAGAACCTACTGTATCAGACTCCGTCGGAAGATTCCAAGATTGTCATCAGTGACTTTGGCCTGTCCAAGATGGAGGAGCAGGGGGTGCTCACCACAGCATGTGGAACCCCTGCGTATGTGG CACCAGAGCTTCTGCAGCAGAAATCATATGGCAAAGAAGTGGACCTATGGGCTCTGGGGGTGATCACCTATATACT ACTCTGTGGCTACCCTCCGTTTTATGACGAGAGTGAGTCACATATGTACAGGCAGATCATAAAGGCTGAATATGAGTTTGACTCCCCGTATTGGGATGAAATCTCTAATTCAG CAAAAGATTTCATTCCGCACATGTTGCAGAAAGAACCAGAGAAGAGGTACAATTGTGAGCAGGCCTTGAAGCATCTTTG GATATCAGGAGGAGCCGCTCTGGAGAAGAACATTCATGGATCCGTCAGTAAGCAGATCCAGAAGAACTTTGCTAAGAGCCAGTGGAAG GTTGTGACCTTTAATCCATGGGTAGAAGAGAAATTGCCCAGAAGAATCCTGTGA